ATTATACTAAAAGATTTACAAGACTATCTATGTGTTGACTTTCCAGAAGAAAAAAACATAACTCAACAACAGCTAAGACAGTCATTTAAAAATGTCTGTCAAGTAGCATTATCTTTAGGAGAAAAACAAAAAAATATAAAAACACCTTTGACCCGTTATGAAACCAACAAACTTTGCTATGCTATTAAAGTTCTAAAATCTCAAAGGGGAAAATAATAGATATGAGTTGTGACATAATGGGACAATTTGACATGTTAATATGTTGGTAGTTTAGTAAAAAAGATAAATAAAAGGAGAGATTTTCAATGAAAAAGTTTTTTATTTTAATGTTATCTTTTGCGTTACTATTTTTTATAGTAGGTTGCGGAGATAGTCAGCCTGAAAAGGTCACTGATACTGAAGCTCAAGTAGAGCAGGAAGATGATGACAAAGAAGAAAGTGAAAAAGCTCAATCAGAAACGTTTGCAATAGGTGATTCCGTTGAAATTGCTGATGTGGTTTTTACTGTACATTCTGCTCGTTGGGATGATGGAGACGATTTTTTTGGTCCAGAAGATGGTGAAAAATGGCTTGTGCTTGATTGCTCTATAGACAATGAAACAGACGAATCAGAGCAGATTTCATCATTATTAATGTTTGAGCTAGTTGATGAAGACAATTATAAAAGGGACTTAGAACTTTTAGCTGATACGAAAGGAAGTTTAGATGGTGAATTGGGAGCTGGCAGAAGCATGCGTGGAGAGATTGCTTTTAGTGTAGATGAAGGGCAGTCCAAATGGGAATTAATTTTTGCTCCTAATGTTTTTGGAACAGGCCAAGCTATTTTTGAAATAGATAAGTCTGACGTTCAATAAATTATAGAAATATAAAAAATGTCCAAGTGTTTAGGAAACCTAAATACCTGGACATTTTTTATATTTCTATTTTATATTCTTTAATTTTCCTATATAACGTAGCCCTTCCGATACCTAAGACCTTTGCTGCTTGACTGGGCTTATAGGTGGTTAAAGCTTTAATGATTTCTTGTTTTTCAAGAGATTTTATAGGTGTTATATCTTTATTATTTGTAATATTTGTAGATGAGTTTAAAAGCCTAGCCGGTAAATGTTCATGGCTGATGATATGTTCATTACACATATTTACCGCATATTCAATAGTGTTTTCAAGCTCCCTTACATTTCCTGGCCAATTATAATTCATGAATATTTCACTTACATTATCATCTATTTGGGTTATGTTTTTTTGTAACCGAAGATTACAATTGATTAGTAAGTGCCTAACTAATGTAAAAATATCTTTTTTTCGCTCTCTAAGGGGAGGAATGAATATAGGAATCACATTAATTCTATAAAACAAATCATCTCTAAACTCATTTTGTGAGACTTTTCTTTCTAAATCTTTATTAGTTGCAGCTATCACTCTTATATCTATGGGAATTAGCGATTTTCCGCCTATCTTTTCTATCATTTTTTCTTGTAGCACTCGCAACAACTTAGCTTGGAGATGCAATGGCATATCCCCTATTTCATCTAAAAAAACTGTACCTCCATTTGCTAACAGGAATTTACCTGTTTTTCCACCTTTCATTGCTCCTGTAAAGGCACCCTCTTCATAGCCAAAAAGCTCACTCTCCAATAGTTGTTCAGGGATTGCTGAACAATTTATAGCTATAAAGGGAGCCCCTTTTCGTTCGCTATTAAAATGGATAGCTCGGGCAAAAAGTTCTTTGCCAGTTCCACTTTCCCCCTGAATAATTACGCTAGAAGAAGATTGACTAGCTTGCTTTGCCGTATCTTTTGTTTTGGTAAAAGCATAGCTGTCACCTATTATATCCTCGAAATTTGTGACGATAGTGCCTGTAGCGACATCATTGACAACCCCTAATACATCCGATAACTTACTAAAGATAAATACAACACCACATCTTTTTTTGTCTACCGTAATAGTATTAGTATCAAAAATTCCTCTGACGAAATTATTGCAGTGCTGATATATAAACTCTTTATTTTTGACTTTAAAATTATTTTTTTTGAGTGCCAGAAAAGCATCGTGTCCTATTATATCTTCGATATTTTTAGTTAATATTTCGTGTTGACTAATGTTGAAAAGTTGTAATGAACTTTTGTTGTAGCTTAAGATATTACCAGTATGATCTGCTAGAATAATTCCTTTATCAACAGAGTTTAAAACTATCTCTAGTTTTTGAGCCAATAGTTCAATTTCTTCAAGATTAGTCTGCTCTGTTAACTTGGAGGAGATAAGCTCCGCCATTTTATTTAAAAAGTTCATAAGACTGCCTTTTTTGTTAACTATTTTTTGCTTTTGTTGTTCATCGAAGGCAATTAAACCAATTACACCAACTATATGCTCATTAACTTTAACAGGGCAACATACTTCCGCATATTCTTCACAATCCTTAACTGACTCGCATTGCTTACATACTTTGTGCTTACCTGCTTCTTCTATTATAAAACTTTCTTTTGTTTTTAAAGCAACACCAAAAGCAGACTGGGATGATACTTTTTCGCCAGAACGGTTATAGTATCTACCAGTACCAGCTATCCTAACTAAATTGTTGTCTACTACAGTAACGTCTACACCCATTACACTTGCAATAGCTTGAGAAATTTTTAAAACGTCAGGAGCAATCTTCATTAACTTCATTAGCAAACTCTCCTTATTTAAGAAGTTATGCTTTTATTATAGCATATTTAAAGCAGAATCACTCTTTAACTTGCGCCGTAGCATAAACAGTCTTAAATTGAGACATATTTAACAAAAAATCTCATATTGAGACATTAGAACCATAAAAATAATCACTAGGATTTTAATGGTTTGAATAAACCCTATTATAAAGGGCTTTTTACAGTTGGCCTAAAAATTGCTATACCTTTAAGTAACATGTTTTTTGGAGGGGAAACTATGAATTTACAGCAAAATATAATAGATAAACTTAAAAGGGAAGTGGCACCGGTAACTGGATGTACAGAGCCAGTGGCAGTTGCATTGGCTTGTGCAAAAGCACGAGAGCTTTTAGATAGTAACCTTATAGAAAAAGTTAGTATTAAATTAAGTCCTAATGTTTATAAAAATGGATTAGCAGTTGGGGTGCCTCATACTGGGGAAGTGGGACTTAACATAGCCGCAGCTTTAGGATTGGTAGCATGTAAAAGTTCCCACAGCTTAGCGCTGCTAAACACAGTGAAAAATAAAGATGTCGTTAGAGCAAAAGAATTTTTGAAAAATAACAATATAAAAATAGCTATCGAAGATATCGATGAAAAAGTATATGTTAAGGTAGAGTTGTCTTCAAAATGCGCCAGTTCAACAGCTATAATTCAAGGGGCTCATGACAATTTTGTTTATTTAGAGCAGAACGGAAATACTTTAAAAGAGCGGTTGTCTCAAAATGAGAATAAAATAAGTAAAAAAGATTGTATTTACAATGAAAAAATAAGCAATATTATAACTGCTATTGAAAGTGTACAGCTAAGTGAGATTCAATTTCTATTAGAAGGGATTTCTATGAATAAAAAAGTAGCTGCATATGGTTTGAAAAATAAATGTGGCATGGGAGTTGGATATACCTTAAACTCATACCTTAAAGATGGTATGTTAAGTGATGATGTTATTGCTCATGCTGAAAGGCTAACAGCTGCCGCTTCTGATGCTCGCATGTCTGGTGTTACCCTGCCTGTTATGACAAGTAATGGAAGTGGAAATAATGGATTAACAGCTATCTTGCCAATTGTGGCCTACCAAGAAAAAATTGATGTTACAGAGGAAAAATTAGCTAAAGCATTGGCCATAAGCCATATTTTAAATAGCTATGTAAAACATTACATCGGTCGACTGTCACCAATATGCGGCTGTGGGGTAGCAGCAGGTCTTGGAGCAGGTGCAGCAATAACTTGGTTGATGGATGGGACTATTAAACAGATAGAAGGAACAATACAAAATATTCTTGGAGATATATGTGGTATGATTTGCGATGGGGCGAAGGTGGGTTGTGCTCTTAAACTATCCACTTCAGCTACAATAGCTGTAAAATCAGCTCTTTTAGCAAGTAAGGATCAAATAATACCAGCAGGTAACGGAATAGTAGGAAAAACTCCAGAACAAACAATTAGAAATTTGCGGGATTTAGCAAACAAGGGGATGGAAGGCGCTGACGCTACTATTATAGCAGCTATGTTACCGAAATAAAGTTTTAACCATTATTGACATAAAAAATCTAAAGTCTTGTTGTGACTTTAGATTTTTTATATTTACTTTTATTTTTCTTTCAACCTTAAAAAACACAAAAAATAGAAGGACAGACTGGTAAATTTACAGAGGTCATTGGTCGATTTTAACCTCCTAAACAAAAATGTCTCAGTAAGCAACCACCCAAAACTCTTCGCCTTTGGTACAGAGCGACATTCTACAATGCAATTGTGGAGTGATTGTTTATATAAAACTGTAATCAGGTTTTATATAGTTTACTTTTCCTTTAGGAAGAACTTTTAAAATATTTCACTTTATCTATATTGATGAATAACAGTATAGAAATTGTTCTTTAAATACATAAAAGTTGTATTTTTTTATTATTATATTGGAAAATATAAACTAAACTCCTCTTAAACAAAGACAAAAAACAATTTTAATGTTATAATTCCTAAAAAGGTTAACGGCAAGGGTGGGCAAATAAAGGAAAGGAGAGGTTTTGTTTTGAAAGAACGAGATAAAAGTATACTTAATTTTATTATAGATAATGGCAGCGCTGGCCTTTATGAAATGCTAAAGCTATTTGAGATTTCAAGAAGAACATTATATTACAGTATTAGCAACATTAATAGGGATATTCAAAGGGCAGGAGAAATTAAAAGAGTGGAAGGGAAGTTTAAATTTATAGGTGATTCAACAAAATTAGAGGAGATTTTAAGCAATGAAGATAAAGATTTTTTAGACTATCAGTCAAGGAGAAATTACATACTAAAAAAAATAATACTAGGAGAAGATCTGACTATAGAAAATGCGGCTAGTTTTATGGCAGTAAGTAAAAACTTGGTTGTTCAAACCCTTACAGACTTGAAAAATGAACTACATCATCAAAAACTGAGCTTGGCCTATGAAGGAAGGTACTTAATTCGTGGTGATGAACTAAAGATTAGAGAGCTTTTTATTCACATAATTAGTGCAGAGG
This genomic interval from Proteinivorax tanatarense contains the following:
- a CDS encoding serine dehydratase subunit alpha family protein; this translates as MNLQQNIIDKLKREVAPVTGCTEPVAVALACAKARELLDSNLIEKVSIKLSPNVYKNGLAVGVPHTGEVGLNIAAALGLVACKSSHSLALLNTVKNKDVVRAKEFLKNNNIKIAIEDIDEKVYVKVELSSKCASSTAIIQGAHDNFVYLEQNGNTLKERLSQNENKISKKDCIYNEKISNIITAIESVQLSEIQFLLEGISMNKKVAAYGLKNKCGMGVGYTLNSYLKDGMLSDDVIAHAERLTAAASDARMSGVTLPVMTSNGSGNNGLTAILPIVAYQEKIDVTEEKLAKALAISHILNSYVKHYIGRLSPICGCGVAAGLGAGAAITWLMDGTIKQIEGTIQNILGDICGMICDGAKVGCALKLSTSATIAVKSALLASKDQIIPAGNGIVGKTPEQTIRNLRDLANKGMEGADATIIAAMLPK
- a CDS encoding DUF4352 domain-containing protein, whose protein sequence is MKKFFILMLSFALLFFIVGCGDSQPEKVTDTEAQVEQEDDDKEESEKAQSETFAIGDSVEIADVVFTVHSARWDDGDDFFGPEDGEKWLVLDCSIDNETDESEQISSLLMFELVDEDNYKRDLELLADTKGSLDGELGAGRSMRGEIAFSVDEGQSKWELIFAPNVFGTGQAIFEIDKSDVQ
- a CDS encoding sigma-54 interaction domain-containing protein, with the protein product MKLMKIAPDVLKISQAIASVMGVDVTVVDNNLVRIAGTGRYYNRSGEKVSSQSAFGVALKTKESFIIEEAGKHKVCKQCESVKDCEEYAEVCCPVKVNEHIVGVIGLIAFDEQQKQKIVNKKGSLMNFLNKMAELISSKLTEQTNLEEIELLAQKLEIVLNSVDKGIILADHTGNILSYNKSSLQLFNISQHEILTKNIEDIIGHDAFLALKKNNFKVKNKEFIYQHCNNFVRGIFDTNTITVDKKRCGVVFIFSKLSDVLGVVNDVATGTIVTNFEDIIGDSYAFTKTKDTAKQASQSSSSVIIQGESGTGKELFARAIHFNSERKGAPFIAINCSAIPEQLLESELFGYEEGAFTGAMKGGKTGKFLLANGGTVFLDEIGDMPLHLQAKLLRVLQEKMIEKIGGKSLIPIDIRVIAATNKDLERKVSQNEFRDDLFYRINVIPIFIPPLRERKKDIFTLVRHLLINCNLRLQKNITQIDDNVSEIFMNYNWPGNVRELENTIEYAVNMCNEHIISHEHLPARLLNSSTNITNNKDITPIKSLEKQEIIKALTTYKPSQAAKVLGIGRATLYRKIKEYKIEI